CCTCCCACGTCAAGCGTGTTGTGAGCATCTTGTCCCCCTCCCGCTCGCCCGCTCGGCTGCTCCCCTACCGCCACAGCGTTCCACTCTCGTGTGCCCAAAAATCGTCTTGGGGGGTCCTCTGGACAGAACCCTTCGATTTTTTCGTGATTTTCCCAAGGCTGCCCTTCTGAGGTTCCCGTGAGCTGGCTCAACTATCACCACCTCCTCTATTTCTGGACCGTTGCCCGCGCCGGCACCATCGCCAAGGCGGGTGAGGAGCTCCATCTCGCCCAGCCCACCATCAGCAGCCAGATCAAGCTCCTCGAGGAGTCCCTCGGCCACAAGCTCTTCGAGCGCCAGGGCCGCAAGCTCGTCCTCACCGACGTGGGCCGCACCGTCATGCGCTACGCCGACGAAATCTTCCGCCTCGGCAACGAGCTGAAGAACGTCGTCGGCGGTCTGCCCTCCGGCCAGCAGCTGCGCCTCCAGGTCGGCGTCGCCGATGTCGTCCCCAAGGCCGTCGCCGAGCGCCTCCTCCAGCCCGCTCTCGATGTCGGCCCCCTGCGCCTCGTCTGCCGCGAGGGCCCGCTGCCCCAGCTGCTCGCCTCGCTCGCCCTCCATGAGCTGGACGTCGTCATCGCCGACGCCCCGGGCTCCGAGCCCGTCAGCGTCCGCTCCTTCAACCACCTGCTCGGCAAGTGTGGCGTCTCCTTCTTCGCCGCGAACTCCCACTCGCACCTGAAGAAGGACTTCCCCAACTCCCTGGACGGCGCGCCCATGCTCATGCCCACCGAGTCCAGCTCCGTGCGCCACGCCCTGGACGTCTGGTTCGACACCCATGGCGTCCACCCCACCGTCGTCGGCGACTTCGACGACAGCGCCCTCCTCGAGGCATTCGGTCAGCGCGGGCTCGGCGTCTTCGCCATGCCCTCCGTCATCGAGGACGAGGTGGCCCGCCAGCTCGACGTCTCCATCATCGGCCGCACCCACGAGGTGGAGAACTGCTTCTACGCCATCACCGTGGAGCGGCGCCTGCGCCACCCCGCCGTCGTCGCCATCGCCGAGGCGGCTCGCGCCAACATCTTTCAGTAGGAAGTGAGGGCCCTCCCGGCCTCGGGCCTATCCCGGCGTCCCGGCGTCTCCCGCCATGGGCGCGGTGATGGGGCCCGCGGGCCCGGGGGGCTCCGCCGGCACGTTCTGCACAGGCTCCGGGCCCACCTGATCGATGGGCACCTGGTTCTCCGTCCCTGGCGGCTGCGTGGTACGGCAGGCAATGGCAACGGCTGCCAGGACAGCGGCGATGAGCACGGCGCGACGCATGGGGCCTCCCTGAGGATTCCCGACCCTAGGTAGCGCTCCCCTGCATGGCAACGCGCCGCGCGAGCTTTCGTTCGGCATTGGATGAGCGTGCGTCCCGGCGGGCCTCCGTGCCCCGGCCCCCCATCCCGGCTTCCCGCCCTGCTCAGCTGAAGCTGGACCCCGACGTGGCCACGTTCTCCAGGATACCACCCCGGAGAGCCCGATGCTGGATCTCGTCGACCTCGGCAAACGTTCGTTCTCGGCCTACCGGGGAATTGCGCCCGATGCGCAGCTCGACGAGGTGCTCCGCCTCGCCGAGCGCCTGCGCGGCGTCCGCTGCCTCCACCTGAACGCCACCCCCTATGGCGGCGGTGTCTCGGAGCTGCTCCGCTCGGGCGTGCCCCTGCTCAATGATCTCGGCATCGTCACCGACTGGCAGATCATCCGCGGCGACGAGGCCTTCTTCCACATCACCAAGCGCCTCCACAACGCGCTCCAGGGCGCCCCCGGCGAGTTCTCCGAGTTGGACAAGGCCACGTACCTGGCCCACTCGCAGCTCAACGCCAGCCACCTCTCGGACGACTACGACTTCATCATCGTCCATGATCCGCAACCGGCCGCCCTGCCCATGCTCGGTGGCCGCAAGGGCGCCCGGTGGATCTGGCGCTGCCACATCGACACCTCACGCCCCAACCCGCAGGCCTGGGAGTTCCTCCGCCCGTTCCTCGGCGCCTACGACGCCGCCATCTTCACCCTCCCCGAGTTCATCCCTCCGCGCTTCCCCATCTCCCACATCGCCATCCACTCGCCGGCCATCGACCCGCTGAGCCCCAAGAACCTCACCCTCCCGGAGGACCTCGCCCGCCACGTCCTGTCGTGGATCGGCGTGCGCACCACCCGCCCCCTCGTCACGCAGATCAGCCGCTTTGATCCGTGGAAGGATCCGCTCGGCGTCATCGCCGCCTACCGGAAGGTGCGAGCCCACATCCCCAACCTGCAGCTGGCCATGGTGGGCTCGCTCGCCCTGGACGACCCCGAGGGCTGGGACGTCTACCGGCAGATCCGCGACGCCACCGCCAACGACAACTTCATCCACGTCTTCACCAACCTGGTGGGCGTGGGCAACATCGAGGTCAACGCCTTCCAGGCCCTCTCGGATGTCGTCATCCAGAAGTCCATCCGCGAGGGCTTCGGCCTCGTCGTCTCCGAGGCGCTGTGGAAGGGCACCCCCGTCGTCGCCGGACGCGCTGGAGGCATCCCCCTGCAGATGCCCGAGGGCACCGGCGGCATCCTCGTGGACTCCGTGGAGGAGTGCGCCGAGGCCGTGCTGCACCTGCTCCAGCACCCGCAGGAGGCGCAATGCCTGGGCGAGCAGGGCCGCGAGCACGTACGCCAGCACTTCCTCGTGCCCCGGCTGCTGCTGGACTTCCTCCGCCTGCTGGACTCGCTGGTCCACGAGAAGCCCCTCGCGCCTCGCGGGCTGGCCGTCGTCCATCACTCGAGCCCCTCGCCATGAACGCCCAGGCGCAGAGAGCCCGCGGGAGGACCTTCCTGCTCCTGTTGGCGGCGTTGATGCTCGGCAGCAGCGTCCTCGCGGCGGGCCCGCCTGACAGGCCCGTCCTCTCGCGCTGTGTCCTCGACGGGACGGTGGATGCCGGCTCCGGCGCCTACCTGGCCGACTGCGTGAGGCGAGCCGAGGAGGCGGGACACGCCGCGCTGCTCGTCCGGTTGGACACCCCCGGCGGCTCCCTGGAGTCCACCCGCGACATCGTCCGGGCCTTCCTCGGCTCGCGCGTGCCCGTGCTGGTCTGGGTCGGGCCCTCGGGTGCTCGGGCTGGCAGCGCGGGCGTCTTCATCACCCTCGCCTCGCACCTGGCCGCCATGGCGCCCGGCACGAATATCGGCGCGGCACACCCCGTCGTTGGCCTCTCCGGACAGGATCCCGAGCAGGCCGGGGGCGAGGCCATGGCCCGCAAGCTCGAGAACGATACCGTCGCCTTCGCCGAGAGCATTGCCCGGCAGCGGGGCCGCAACGCCGAGTGGGCCGCCACCGCCGTGCGCGAGAGCGTCAGCGTCCCGGCCGACCGCGCCGTGGAGCTGCGCGTCGTGGAGCAGGTGGTCGCCTCGGAGGAGGCGTTCCTCGCCTGGGCGGATGGCCGGCGCGTGGAGACGCCGGACGGCCCCAGGCTGCTCGCCACCCGCGACGCCCAGGTGGTGGAGCTCACGCCGAGCCCCTCCCATCGCCTGCTCCACGCGCTCTCGCAGCCCGCGGTCCTCTACCTGCTCTTCCTGGTGGCGGCGCTGGGCATCACCGTGGAGCTGTCGAACCCGGGCCTCATCATCCCGGGCCTCCTGGGGCTGGTGGCCCTGGTGCTCGCCCTGCTGGCCTCCTCCGTCCTGCCCGTGCGCGCGGGAGCCGTCGCCCTGCTCGCGCTGGGCATCGGGCTGCTCATCGCGGAGCTGTTCGTCACCAGCGGGCTGCTCGGCGCCAGCGGCGCGCTGATGCTCATCCTGGGGGGCGTGCTGCTCGTGGATCGCTTCGACCCGAGCTGGTTCGCCGATCGCTCCGTGCGCCTGCACGTGCCGCTGTCGCTGGTACTGCCCACCGCCCTGGTCGTCGCCGGGTGCGCCGTGTTCGTGGCCTTCCGCGGCGCCGAGTCCCGCCGGCTGCCCCAGCGCGCGGGGGCCCTGGGGCTCGTGGGAGAGCTCGGCACCGCCCTCACCCCCCTCTCCTCCGAGGGCGGCGAGGTGTTCGTCCATGGGGAGCGCTGGCGGGCCAGCTCTCACACCTCCCTGCCACGCGGCGCCCATGTGGTGGTCCGCCGCGTGGAAGGTCTCACCCTTTATGTCGACGAGGTGAAGACATGAATGATGTCCTGGGAACCTTCGGCCTGCTCATCCCCCTGGCGCTGATCTTCCTCCTCTTCATTTCAGGGGTGCGCATCGTCAACGAATACGAGAGCGGCGTCGTCTTCCGGCTCGGCCGCTACATCGGGCTCAAGAACGCCGGCTTCCGCTGGCTCATCCCCTTCGTCGAGCGCATGGTCGTCATCGATCTGCGCACCGTGGCCAAGGACGTGCCCCCGCAGGACGTCATCACCAAGGACAACGTCAGCGTGAAGGTGAACGCCGTCGTCTACTTCCGCGTCATCCACGCCGACAAGGCGGTGCTCCAGGTGGAGGACTTCCTCTATGCCACCAGCCAGCTGGCGCAGACCACGCTGCGCGCCATCCTGGGCCAGGTGGAGCTGGACGAGCTGCTCTCCCAGCGCGATCGCATCAACCGGGACATCCAGCAGGTGCTCGACGCCCACACGGATCCGTGGGGCATCAAGGTCTCCAACGTGGAGGTGAAGCACATCGACCTGCCGGCGGAGATGCAGCGCGCCATCGCCCGCCAGGCCGAGGCCGAGCGCGAGCGGCGCGCGAAGATCATCGCCGCCGAGGGCGAGCACCAGGCCGCCGAGCGGCTCGCCCAGGCGGCCGACGTGCTCAGCCGCAACCCCGCCACGCTCCAGCTGCGCTACCTGCAGACCCTGGTGGAGATCACCGGCGGCGGCAACCAGACCATCATCCCCATTCCCCTGGAGCTGCTGCGCGCGCTGGGTGTGGGGCGATGAGCCGCGCCCGGGTGGGCAGGGCGTGGCCTTCAGGCGGCTCGCTCAGGGCCCGGCGGAGGGAGGACGCTCCTCGAACATCTCCCGCTGCTCCAGCGCGATGGCCCGCCGGCTGAGCCGCAGCGAGGCCAGCGCGTAGACGGCGATGCCGCCCACCAGCACCACCCCCAGCGAGAAGGACACCACCGGCGCCACCTCGGGCACGCTGAAGCGCCGCTGCACCAGGTACAGCAGCGACGTCACCACGAAGGACAGCATCGCCGCGTAGTCCAGCATCAGCGCCTTCGCCAGCAGCGCGTGCCGCTGATCCAGGATGGCCACCTCCTGCTGGAGCAGCGTGCGCCGCGCGTGCCCCTCCGGCAGCGAGCGCCACTCGCGCACCATCTCCCGCACCCGCGTCGTCATCCGCGCCACCTGGTTGTCCAACCCCGTCGCCAGGATGCCGCACCCGGACACCATCACCGCTGGCGTCACCGCCGCGCCAATGACCCGGATGGAGGAGAAGTCGAGCCCGCTCGCGCTTGCGTCCATGGCTCCTTCTCTCCCACCTCTCCCCTCCCTGCAAGACATCCCGCCAGTGGCAGGTTCCCACCAACTGTCATCTTGACACTTCCGCTGTCGAGTCTTACTGTTGCTCTCGTGAGCCCGACGAAGACACAGACCGAGTGGAAGCTGGCCGAGCTGGCCGCCGAGGCGGGCGTCTCGCCGCGCACGGTGCGCTACTACGTGCAGCGCGGGCTGCTCCCCGCTCCGCCCTTCAAGGGTCCGGACACCGTCTATGGCGAGGAGCACCTGCGGCGGCTCAAGGCCATTCGCGTGCTGCAGGCGCGCTTCCTGCCGCTGGATGCCATCCAGGTGGAGCTGGCGCGGCTGAGCCCCGAGGAGCTGCGCGCGCTGGCGGAGTCCGAGGTGCCCACCGACATCCTTCCGCCGCCGCCCGCCGCGGCGCCGGAACCGCTCAAGGCCGCGGAGGTGTCCACGACGGGGCCCGCCTCAGCAGGCAGGCAGGTGCAGGTGGCAGGCTATCGGCGCTGGGAGCTGGCGCCGGGGCTGGAGCTGCACCTCGCGGACACGGCGGATGACAAGACCCGGGCGCTCGCCGAGCGCGTGCGCGCCCTCATCGAGCAGTCGGAAGAAAGGTAGAGCCAGATGACGACCGAGCAGGCAGGCCAGAAGGCGCAGTGCGGGCTGTTCACCCGGGACGGCGCGCAGGTTCCCCTCCAGGGCGTGGAAGTGACAGGTGAGCTGCTCGGCGGGCATGCGCGGGTGCGCGTGCGCCAGCGCTACCGCAACGCCGAGCGCCGTCCGGTGGAGGCCGTCTACGTGTTCCCGCTGCCCTCGGACGGGACGCTCACCGGCTTCTCCATGGAGTGCAACGGCCGCAAGGTGCAGGGCGTGGTGAAGGAGCGCGAGGAGGCCTTCCGCGCCTATGACGACGCCGTCACCGCGGGCCACGGCGCCGCCCTGCTGGATCAGGAGCGCCCCAACGTCTTCACCGCCCAGGTGGGCAACCTGCTGCCCGACGAGGAGACGCTGGTGGAGGTGGAGTTCCTCCAGGCCATCCAGGTGGAGGAGGGCAGCGTGCGGTGGATGCTGCCCACGCTGGTGGCCCCGCGCTACATCCCCGGCAACACGCAGGGGGACCGGACCGGACACGGCACGGCCAGCCCCACCCCCCGGGTGCCGGACGCCGACCGCATCACCCCGCCGATCGGCCATGTGGCCTACGGCCTGAAGATGGACCTGCTGGTGGACCTGGGCCGCCCGGTGGTGGTGGAGAGCCCCTCGCACGCGCTGAAGCTGGAGAAGGACGGCCAGAAGGTGCGCGTGAAGTTCGCCACGGGCGAGGTGGCACTCGACCGCGACTTCGTCCTCACCGTGCGCGGCGAGGACACCTCCACCTCGCTCACCACGCTCGTCACCCACCGCCAGGGCGAGAACCCGGGCACCTTCGCCCTCACCGTGGTGCCGGACCTGCTCGAGATGGCGGGCGTGGCGAAGCGGCAGGAGGTGGTCTTCGTGGTGGACACCTCCGGCTCCATGGAGGGGGCGAGCCTGCCGCAGGCCCAGGGCGCGCTGCGGCTGTGCCTGCGCCACCTGCGCGAGGGGGACCGCTTCAACATCATCGCCTTCGAGAACAGCTACCGGACGTTCGCCCCCGAGCCGGTCGTCTTCACGCAGAAGACGCTGGAGCAGGCCGACCGGTGGGTAGCCGCGCTGCACGCCTCCGGCGGCACGGAGCTGCTCCAGCCCATGATGGCCGCCGTGCAGGGCGCGCCGGACGGCGTGGTGGTGCTCCTCACGGACGGACAGGTGGGCAACGAGGAGGAGATCCTCCGCGCGGTGCTCGGCGCCCGGAAGACGACGCGCGTGTACTCGTTCGGCATCGGCACCAACGTGAGCGACGTGCTGCTGCGCGACATGGCGCGGCAGACCGGCGGCGCGGTGGAGTTCATCCACCCGGGCGAGCGCATCGACGACAAGGTGGTGGCCCAGTTCTCCCGCGCGCTCGCCCCGCGCGTCACCGAGCTGGAGGTCCGCTTCGAGGGCGTGGAGGGCGCGGAGCTGGCCCCCGCGGAGCTGCCGCCGCTGGTGGACGCCGTGCCGTGGACGCTCTTCGGCCGCTACCCCACGCCGGGCCTGGGCAAGGTGACGCTCAAGGGTCGCTCGGGCCGCGAGCCGTTCTCCCTCACCGTCCCCGTGGACTTCTCCGCGACCTCGGACCGTCCCGCCGTGGAGAAGCTGTGGGCCGCCGAGCGCATCCGCGCATGGGAGGGGGCCGAGCTCGACGGCCGCCGCGCCCAGCGGATGAAGGAGCGCATCGTCCAGCTCGCCGTGGCGCACCAGATCGTCACGAAGTACACCTCCTTCGTCGTGGTGGAGGAGCGCACCGGCGATCGCCGCGCCTCGGGCCAGCCGGAGACCCGCGTCGTCCCCGTCAACGCTCCCGCGGGCTGGGGCATGTTCGGCACGGAGAAGCAGGAGGAGAAGGACATAGCCGTCGATGGCCGTGGCTTCGGTCGGGCCCAGAGCCAGGGAATGCCCCAGAAGAGCCGGAAGCGGGCGACGACGGGCTCCTTCCCCGCCGTGGGGGGCATGGCGCCGGGTGGAGCCCCGCCTCCGCCTCCGGCTGCCGCGCCGAGCCGTTCCGCCCCGGCGCCCGTCGCGGCCGCGCCGGGTCGGCCCTCCTTCAGTGTCTCTGGCATCGTGGGCGAGGTGCGTCGCGAGGTGGCCGAGCGCGTCCTCGAGGCTGCGGCCGACCTGGAGCGGATGATCAAGGGCAAGAGCGCGCCGGCGCCCGAGCCCCTGGAGAGCGCGAAGGCGGAGATGCTGGACGACGGCTACGCGAGCGAGGAGCCCTTCGCCGAGCACGAGGAGGCTTCCGGCGCGGACGTCACGGCGCTGCTGTCCCGCCAGCTCGCCAGCGGCCTGTGGGCGGGCACGGGCACCGGTCCGGAGCCGGTGCGCCAGGCGCGCGCCACCGCGCTCGCGCTGCTGGAGTTGCTGCGGCAGGGCATCACCAGCAACCACCCGCTGCACGGCGCCCAGGTGAAGAAGGCGGTGGACGCGCTGCTCGCGCTCGCCTCGGAGCTCACCGGCGTGCCCGAGGTGGCGGAGCTGGCGCTGGGCGTGGCGTGGCTGGCGGCGGCGGGGCCTCGCACGAGGGGCCGCATCGCCCAGGCGGCCCAGCCGCTGGCGGGCCTCAGCGCCTGCATCGGCGACGAGGCGAAGCTGCGCCAGCACGTGGACACGCTGGCCACGCGGTGAGGGTTCTCTCCTGACGGAAGGGGCCTCGGGGCGCTAGGGTGTACCCAACTCTCGTCCCGAGGCCGCCAATGCGATCCGATTCGACCGCCCTCACCCTCTTCCAGCACCACAGCGCGCTGCGCGTGCAACAGAAGAAGGAGTGGGGGGAGATCCTCACAGGCTTTGAGACGCGCAACAAGTACCAGGTGGTGGGAGAGGACGGGCAGCCCGTGTTCTTCGCCGGGGAGGTGGAGGGAGGCCTGGGCGCACTCCTGACCCGCCTCTTCCTCAAGGCCAACCGCCCCTTCACCATGGAGCTGAAGACGCCCGATGGCGCCACCCTGCTGCGGCTCAAGCGGCCCTGGCGCTGGTGGTTCGCCCACCTGGACGTGGAGGACGGCTCGGGCCGCCCGCTGGGCGCCATCCAGCAGCGCTTCGCCTTCTTCGAGCGGCTCTACGAGGTGCACGGCCCCTCCGGCGAGGTGCTCGCCACGCTGCGCGGGCCGTTCTTCAAGCCGTGGACGTTCAACATCGAGGAGCAGGGCCGCGAGGTGGGGAAGATCCAGAAGAAGTGGAGCGGGTTCGGCAAGGAGATGTTCACCGACGCCGACAGCTTCGGCGTCACCTTCGGAGACGTGAGGGACCCGCGGCTGCGCAGCCTGGTAGTGGCCGCCACGTTCCTCATCGACTTCGTCCACTTCGAGAACCGCGGCGGCTGAGCGGCGCATGCAGGCTCTCGCGCTCGAGGAGACACCCTCACAGCACGCCGCCGGGCGAGGAGTGCTCGCGCTCGAGCGCGGGGCTCGCGGTACGGTCGTCCGCGCCGCACGCGCCAACAGTCCCCTCAAGCTGCTGCTGCCGCGCAACCACGGCCGGGGCGTGTGGGCCTACCTGGCCAGCTTCGGCGGCGGGCTCGTGGATGGAGACTCGGTCCATGTCGAGGTGGATGTCGGCGCGCGCGCCACCGGCCTGCTCTCGACGCAGTCCTCCACCAAGGTGTACCGCTCCCCGCGAGGCTGCCGGCAGGCGCTCCACGCCCGCGTCGCAGAGGAGGGGCTGCTCGTCCTGCTGCCGGACCCGGTTTCCTGCTTCGCGGACGCTCGCTACGAGCAGGAGACCACCGTCACGCTCGCGCCCCGCGCCTCGCTCGTCCTGCTGGATGCCCTCTCCTGCGGGCGGGCCGCGCGAGGCGAGCGGTGGGCCTTCGCGCACTACCTGAGCCGCACCCTCATCCAGCGCGAGGGCGTGCCCCTCTTCCTCGACGCCCTCCGCCTCACGCCCGAGGAGGGCGCCCTGCCCGCGCGCATGGGGCGCTTCGAGGCCCTGGCCACGCTCGCCGTCTTCGGCCCGGAGGTGGCGCCCCTGCGCGAGGCCCTCCTGCGCCCCCTGGCGCCCCTGCGGCGGCGCGCCTCCGTCATCGAGACCACCAGCCCGCTCGGGGAGGACGGCGCCCTGCTGCGAGTGGCCGCCACCTCCGTAGAGGAGGCCATGTCCGCCGTGAAGGCCCGCCTGCGGCTCCTGCCCCAGGTGCTGGGCGACGACCCGCTCGCAAGGAAATGGTGACGCGGCTGACGCGCTGCGGCATCATCGAGGGCGTCTGGTTGTCCCCGAGAGGCCCCCATGCACCTGGTCCCGCGCGAGCTCGACAAGCTCACGCTCCACGCCGCTGGTTTCCTGGCCCAGAAGCGACTGGCTCGCGGCCTGCGCCTCAACTACCCCGAGACCGTCGCGCTGCTGTCCACCCAGCTGCTCGAGCTCATCCGCGACGGGCGCCCCGTCGCCGAGCTGATGGACCTGGGACGGAGGATGCTCGGACGGGCGCAGGTGCTCCCGGGCGTCGCGGAGATGCTCCACGAGGTGCAGGTGGAGGGCACGTTCCCGGACGGCACCAAGCTCGTCACCGTCCACCACCCCATCGCGCTGGACCAGGGAGACCTGGCGCTGGCGCTCTACGGGAGCTTCCTGCCCGTCCCCGCCGCCTCGGTGTTCGCCGCCGCCGCCGAGTCCGCGCCGGCTCCCGGTGAGCTGCTCCCGCAGCCGGGGGAGATTGCCCTCAACCCGGGCCGCCCCCGCCTCACGCTCGCGGTGGAGAACCGCGGGGACCGCCCCATCCAGGTGGGCAGCCACTATCCCTTCGAGCACACCAACCGCGCGCTCGAGTTCGACCGCGCCCAGGCCGCGGGCATGCGGCTGGACATCCCCTCGGGCACGGCGGTCCGCTTCGAGCCCGGGGACAGGAAGACGGTGACGCTCGTCCCCATCGCACCGACGCCGCAGGCAGGAGGCACACCGTGAGCCGCACCCTGGATCGCCGCCACTACGCGGACATGTACGGGCCCACCACGGGAGACCGGGTGCGCCTGGGTGACACGGGCCTCATCGCCGAGGTGGAGCGGGACTTCACCTCCTATGGAGACGAGTGCAAGTTCGGCGGCGGCAAGGTGCTGCGCGACCGGATGGGGCAGATGGAGGGCATCGGGGACGCGGAGGCGCTCGACTGCGTCATCACCAACGCCCTCATCGTCGACTTCACCGGCATCTACAAGGCGGACATCGGCATCAAGCACGGCCGCATCGTGGGCATCGGCAAGGCGGGCAACCCGCGGGTGATGCCGGGCGTCACGCCGGGGATGCTCGTGGGCGTCACCACCGAGGTCATCTCCGCCGAGGGCCACATCGTCACGGCGGGCGGCATCGACGCGCACATCCACTACATCTGTCCGCAGCAGGCCTTCGAGGCCATCGCCTCGGGCGTCACCACCTTCCTCGGAGGAGGCACGGGGCCCGCCACGGGCACCAACGCCACCACCTGCACGCCGGGCGCGCGCAACATCGAGCTGATGCTGCAGGCCACGGACACGCTGCCGCTGAACATCGCGCTCACGGGCAAGGGCAACACCTCGCACCCGGCGGGGCTGGTGGATCAGATCCGCGCCGGCGCGGCGGGCCTGAAGCTGCACGAGGACTGGGGCACCACGCCGCCGGCCATCGACTGCTGCCTGGGCGTGGCCGAGGCGGAGGACATCCAGGTCACCATCCACACCGACACGCTCAACGAGTCGGGCTTCGTGGATGACTCCATCGCCGCGTTCAAGGGGCGCACCATCCACACGTACCACTCGGAGGGCGCGGGCGGCGGCCACGCGCCGGACATCATCCGCGTGTGCGGCGAGCCCAACGTCATCCCCAGCTCGACGAACCCGACGCGCCCGTACACGGTGAACACGCTGGACGAGCACCTGGACATGCTCATGGTCTGCCACCACCTGGATCGGCAGATCCCCGAGGACGTGGCCTTCGCCGAGAGCCGCATCCGTGGAGAGACCATCGCCGCAGAGGACATCCTCCACGACCTGGGCGCCATCAGCATCATCTCCAGCGACAGCCAGGCCATGGGGCGGGTGGGCGAGGTGATCACCCGCACCTGGCAGACGGCGCACAAGATGCGCGAGCAGCGGGGCCGGCTGAAGGACGAGCGCGGGGACAACGACAACCTCCGCATCCGCCGCTACGTGGCCAAGTACACGATCAACCCGGCCATCGCGCACGGCTTCAGCCACGAGGTGGGCTCGGTGGAGGTGGGCAAGCTGGCGGACCTGGTGCTCTGGCGCCCGGCCTTCTTCGGCGCTCGGCCGGAGCTGGTGGTGAAGGGTGGCTTCATCGCCTGGGCGCAGATGGGAGATGCCAACGCGTCCATCCCCACGCCGCAGCCGCTGCAGATGCGCCCCATGTTCGGCGCGTTCGGCAAGGCCACGGGCGCCACCAGCGTGGCCTTCGTGTCGCGGCGCTCGCTGGAGGAAGGGCGGGTGAAGGCGCTGGGGCTGCACAAGCAGCTGGTCGCGGTGCGCAACTGCCGCGGCATCGGCAAGCGGGACATGAAGCTGAACGACGCGCTGCCGCGCATCACGGTGGACCCGGAGACCTATGAGGTGCGCGCCGACGGCGAGCTGCTGCGATGCGAGCCGGCCACCCACGTCCCCCTGGCCCGCCTGTACAGCCTCTTCTGAGCTCATGACGACCCGCTGGCGCGTCCTGCAGCTCGCCGACTCGGCCTTTCCCACCGGAGGCTTCTCGCACTCCGCGGGGCTGGAGGCCGCCGCTCAACAGGGCGAGCTGGCGGAGCCGGAGGCCCTGCGCACCTTCATCGAGGGCGTACTGTGGCAGGCCGGCCATGGGGCCCTGCCCTTCCTGCGCGCGGCCCATGACTCGGACGCCGAGCCGGCGAAGCTGGACGCGTGGTGTGACGCGTTCCTGTCCAACCACGTCGCCAACCGGACCAGCCGCACCCAGGGCCGCACGCTGGTGGCCACCGCGGCGCGCATCTTCCCGGAGGAGGAGCTCCAGCGGCTCCATGCCTCGGTCCGCGCTCGTACCCTGCTGGCCCACCACGCGCCCATGTTCGGCTTCACGCTCCGCGCCCTGGCGGTGCCGCTCGAGCAGGCCCAGGAGCTGTTCCTCCACCTGGCGCTGCGCGGAGTGGCCTCGGCCGCCGTTCGGCTGGGGCTGCTCGGCCCGCATGAGGCCCAGCGGCTCCAGCATGAGCTGGCGGGCGTGCAGAGCACCATCCTCGAGCGCTGTGCACCGCTCACCTTGAGCGAGCTGTCCCAGCCCGCGCCGCTCATCGACCTGCTCGGCGCCACCCACGATCGCCTCTACTCCCGCCTCTTCCAGTCCTGAGGAGCACCATGCACGACCACGACCACGACCATGACCACGACCACGGACATGGCCACGACCACGACCATGACCACGGACACACCCACGAGCACTGGTCGGGCCCCGGCCTGTTCCGGGAGCGCGAGCCCCGGCTGCCTCGCGACTACGGCCAGCGGTCGTTCACGGTGGGCATCGGTGGCCCGGTGGGGAGCGGGAAGACGGCGCTGGTGCTGGCGCTCTGCCGGGCGCTCCGAGACAAGTACTCGCTGGGCGTCGTGACCAACGACATCTTCACCAAGGAGGACGCCGAGTTCCTCCACCGCAACAAGGCGCTGCCCCCCGAGCGCATCCGGGCGGTGGAGACGGGAGGCTGCCCGCACGCGG
The nucleotide sequence above comes from Hyalangium gracile. Encoded proteins:
- a CDS encoding urease accessory protein UreF, which encodes MTTRWRVLQLADSAFPTGGFSHSAGLEAAAQQGELAEPEALRTFIEGVLWQAGHGALPFLRAAHDSDAEPAKLDAWCDAFLSNHVANRTSRTQGRTLVATAARIFPEEELQRLHASVRARTLLAHHAPMFGFTLRALAVPLEQAQELFLHLALRGVASAAVRLGLLGPHEAQRLQHELAGVQSTILERCAPLTLSELSQPAPLIDLLGATHDRLYSRLFQS